One stretch of Candidatus Marinimicrobia bacterium CG08_land_8_20_14_0_20_45_22 DNA includes these proteins:
- a CDS encoding V-type ATP synthase subunit D translates to MPTTKIVPTKSNLLRLKRDLTFSQEGYDLLEQKRQVLVVELMALVDDTIEAHNKMEQEFRRAFDALQKAVLTMGKNEVKSLASAIRIQSDIDIHILKVMGVAIPKVDVEFIDESPYYSPGATSFWIDEAIQRFKKILSDMAKLAELRVSLLRLAQEVRKTVRRTNALEKIVIPDYQNSIKFIEDSLEESERGTFATLKLVKERLEKQKG, encoded by the coding sequence ATGCCGACAACTAAGATCGTTCCGACCAAAAGTAATCTTCTGCGATTGAAACGCGATTTGACATTTTCGCAGGAAGGTTACGATCTGCTTGAACAAAAACGGCAGGTTTTGGTTGTCGAATTGATGGCGTTAGTTGACGATACAATCGAAGCTCACAATAAAATGGAGCAGGAATTTAGACGCGCGTTTGACGCCCTTCAAAAAGCTGTGCTGACGATGGGAAAGAATGAAGTAAAATCACTGGCGAGTGCGATTCGAATTCAATCTGATATTGATATCCATATACTAAAAGTCATGGGCGTTGCCATCCCAAAAGTCGATGTGGAATTCATCGATGAGTCGCCTTATTATAGCCCTGGAGCAACTTCATTCTGGATCGATGAAGCGATACAACGTTTTAAAAAGATTTTATCGGATATGGCAAAGTTGGCTGAATTGCGTGTCTCTTTGTTGAGACTCGCCCAAGAAGTTCGTAAAACCGTTCGTCGAACGAATGCGCTCGAAAAAATTGTTATCCCAGATTATCAAAATTCCATTAAATTCATTGAGGATTCTTTGGAAGAAAGTGAAAGAGGAACATTCGCAACGCTGAAATTAGTCAAAGAACGACTGGAAAAACAGAAAGGATAA